One part of the Arachidicoccus terrestris genome encodes these proteins:
- a CDS encoding RpnC/YadD family protein: MTQELTPENFEMQFYATKDDHSTLLRENNYDTFWKFVSEYHLETLVNHLLAENGAKYDLESMQLINKELQLVTLEDLPYPKKNVDKLIEIRHKEGKDKMLKILIEFQTVAKKEFPQRMARYMNSLIANNSCEILSYAIISHTSWKQYKNQYIFGSSKNGATFTYEGHVIKDMPETKFADDTCLISQLYHAIWIKEHQREFLKKEIEEKYIKIIKNIISYDFNDLKYYSTLLFILKYAQNCSAFRKSFRNFIQKINYLTPKNIKMDFVDLFIQEKEKGLAEGEARGLAKGEARGIAKGEARAEARNQVRVQQIAKELLRVSAMTLEQIAEITKLDINQLRRLKGSK; encoded by the coding sequence ATGACGCAAGAATTGACGCCGGAAAATTTTGAAATGCAATTTTATGCCACAAAAGATGACCACTCTACATTACTCCGGGAAAACAACTACGACACCTTCTGGAAATTTGTCAGTGAGTACCATCTCGAAACCCTGGTCAACCATTTACTGGCTGAAAATGGGGCAAAATATGACTTAGAAAGCATGCAGCTGATCAACAAGGAACTGCAACTGGTGACCCTGGAAGATCTACCCTATCCTAAAAAGAACGTCGACAAACTCATTGAGATCCGTCATAAAGAAGGCAAAGATAAAATGCTCAAAATACTGATTGAATTTCAGACGGTGGCAAAGAAGGAATTTCCGCAGCGTATGGCCAGGTATATGAATAGCCTGATTGCCAACAACAGCTGTGAGATCCTCTCTTATGCGATTATCAGTCATACTTCCTGGAAGCAATACAAGAATCAATACATTTTTGGCAGTTCAAAAAATGGTGCTACCTTTACCTACGAAGGACATGTCATAAAGGACATGCCGGAAACGAAGTTTGCCGACGACACTTGCCTAATCAGCCAATTATACCATGCCATCTGGATAAAAGAGCATCAACGTGAGTTTTTGAAAAAAGAGATTGAAGAAAAATACATAAAAATTATAAAAAATATAATATCCTATGACTTTAATGATCTTAAATACTATAGCACGTTATTGTTTATACTAAAATATGCACAGAATTGCTCGGCATTCCGGAAAAGCTTCAGAAATTTTATCCAAAAAATTAATTACTTAACCCCAAAAAATATAAAAATGGATTTTGTAGATTTATTCATCCAGGAGAAGGAAAAAGGTTTAGCAGAAGGTGAAGCCAGAGGTCTGGCAAAAGGTGAGGCCAGAGGCATTGCTAAAGGGGAAGCTAGAGCTGAGGCCAGAAACCAAGTAAGGGTTCAACAAATTGCAAAAGAATTACTTCGCGTGTCAGCAATGACCCTGGAACAAATCGCCGAAATCACTAAATTGGATATTAACCAGCTGCGAAGGTTAAAAGGCAGCAAGTAG
- a CDS encoding TlpA family protein disulfide reductase produces MKPFCLLFIAILLGATIFAQQENKGSFVVKGLISDQKVDDTLNGWLTCYVATGGQRSIDIPVAKDGHFEESVEVEGPQNFIVALNGYWTTFYVRPNDTILISFDKNNFSKTIRIKGTTEKRTKELDFNFHFSKRFSRKQLALLKKLSGSFTKEDSLAGIDSIKVSWVNKEYNQECDFIKKDSSLDKQMRKLFKQQAFYHWTYEMAIRMFLNKMSAFLKFELVEGDGNIVINISNKHTPQYRILNLDHFYKIPEYREFLNLYNDIYYGGIHPPKPFWKSTGSEKDDLNANRVESSYYQAMANFNYYPVRDWYVTNMLVHNFKYLQFPYENIEKVMLDFLPICKNQDYKNEILKVYNDTKKYVPGKPAPDFTLKDEHGKAVSLADFKGKVVLLDFWGVHCGPCIADFHGAVPKIHEKYKGKNVVFINICVEDTEESWKAAIKKYKIEGVNVFAKGWSDNPVCRAYGIEAIPHYILIDKDGNFADFNCPAYTLLWANNILDRTLAK; encoded by the coding sequence ATGAAGCCTTTCTGCTTACTATTCATAGCTATTCTTCTAGGCGCCACTATTTTTGCGCAACAAGAGAACAAAGGTTCTTTTGTTGTTAAAGGCTTAATATCGGATCAAAAAGTTGATGATACGTTGAACGGCTGGTTAACCTGTTATGTAGCCACTGGAGGGCAAAGAAGTATTGACATTCCTGTGGCTAAAGATGGCCATTTTGAAGAGTCAGTAGAAGTGGAGGGTCCTCAAAATTTTATCGTTGCGTTAAATGGATATTGGACTACTTTTTATGTAAGACCAAATGATACGATTCTTATCAGCTTCGACAAGAATAATTTTTCCAAAACGATACGCATTAAGGGGACCACAGAGAAAAGAACAAAGGAGCTGGATTTTAATTTCCATTTTTCGAAAAGGTTTTCACGAAAGCAATTGGCTTTGTTAAAAAAATTGAGTGGTTCTTTTACTAAGGAAGATAGCCTGGCCGGGATTGACTCAATTAAGGTGAGTTGGGTAAATAAGGAGTACAATCAAGAATGTGACTTTATAAAAAAAGACAGTAGCCTGGATAAACAAATGAGAAAATTATTCAAACAGCAGGCATTTTATCATTGGACTTATGAAATGGCGATAAGGATGTTTTTAAATAAAATGTCTGCGTTTTTGAAATTTGAATTAGTCGAAGGGGATGGCAATATTGTAATTAACATATCAAATAAACATACTCCACAATATAGAATTTTAAACCTTGATCATTTTTATAAAATTCCAGAATATAGGGAATTTCTTAACCTGTATAATGACATTTATTATGGAGGCATTCACCCGCCAAAGCCCTTTTGGAAAAGCACAGGGAGCGAAAAGGACGATCTAAATGCGAATAGGGTTGAAAGCTCCTACTATCAGGCTATGGCCAATTTCAACTATTATCCTGTCAGAGATTGGTATGTAACTAATATGCTTGTCCATAATTTTAAATATTTACAGTTTCCATATGAAAATATTGAGAAGGTGATGCTGGATTTCTTACCCATTTGTAAAAATCAGGACTATAAGAACGAAATACTAAAAGTCTACAACGATACTAAAAAGTATGTTCCAGGTAAACCCGCACCGGATTTCACATTGAAGGATGAGCACGGCAAAGCCGTTTCTCTTGCTGATTTTAAAGGCAAGGTGGTATTGCTTGATTTTTGGGGCGTTCACTGCGGCCCTTGTATTGCAGATTTTCATGGAGCTGTCCCAAAAATCCATGAAAAATATAAGGGAAAAAATGTCGTATTCATTAATATTTGCGTGGAAGACACTGAAGAGTCCTGGAAGGCCGCGATTAAAAAGTACAAGATTGAGGGAGTAAATGTATTTGCAAAAGGATGGAGCGACAACCCGGTCTGTAGAGCATATGGCATAGAAGCGATTCCACATTATATTCTCATTGATAAGGATGGTAATTTTGCTGATTTCAATTGCCCAGCATACACGCTTTTATGGGCGAATAATATTCTAGATAGAACCTTAGCAAAGTAA
- a CDS encoding endonuclease/exonuclease/phosphatase family protein — MMNRIFMNAEGKTRCAGMWSAVGGALILLLLLTASPGKAKAQTMRIASYNIRNENTHDIGNLWKDRVSHVAALIKFHDFDIFGVQEALEHQLETLKAALPGYAYYGIGRDDGKLAGEHESVFYKTDKFDLLDKGDFWLSATPDVPSKSWDAPCCNRICSWVKLKAKSSGKTFYVFNAHYDYEKDYARNQSSLLMIQMIKKIAGNSPVIMVGDINGDNNSSWYKSLEASDKLQDTYLLAKDPYTPRGSFNAFGKQEDGTLIDHIFCSREFSVGKWGVLSDTYGKLKFPSDHCPILAVLTLQ, encoded by the coding sequence ATGATGAATCGTATTTTTATGAATGCAGAAGGCAAAACCAGATGTGCGGGGATGTGGAGTGCTGTCGGTGGCGCGCTGATTCTTTTATTATTACTGACTGCCTCACCTGGGAAAGCAAAGGCCCAGACTATGCGTATTGCCAGTTATAATATCCGTAATGAAAACACTCATGATATCGGTAATCTTTGGAAAGACCGTGTCAGTCATGTTGCAGCGCTGATCAAGTTCCATGATTTTGATATCTTCGGTGTACAAGAGGCGCTGGAGCATCAGCTGGAAACTTTAAAGGCTGCTTTGCCGGGCTACGCTTATTATGGGATTGGCAGAGATGACGGTAAGCTTGCCGGTGAGCATGAATCTGTCTTTTATAAAACAGATAAATTTGACTTGTTGGACAAAGGGGACTTTTGGTTATCTGCTACGCCGGATGTACCGTCTAAAAGCTGGGATGCCCCTTGCTGTAACCGGATCTGCAGCTGGGTAAAACTGAAAGCAAAGTCTTCGGGAAAGACCTTTTACGTCTTTAACGCCCACTATGATTATGAAAAGGATTATGCCCGTAATCAAAGCAGCCTTTTAATGATTCAGATGATCAAGAAAATTGCCGGTAACAGCCCGGTCATTATGGTAGGGGATATCAACGGTGATAATAACAGCAGCTGGTATAAGTCACTGGAGGCATCCGATAAACTTCAGGATACTTATTTACTGGCGAAGGATCCTTACACTCCCAGAGGATCTTTCAATGCATTTGGCAAGCAGGAAGACGGGACATTGATTGATCACATTTTCTGCTCCAGAGAATTTTCTGTAGGTAAATGGGGTGTCTTAAGCGATACTTATGGCAAGCTTAAGTTCCCTTCTGATCACTGTCCGATTTTGGCGGTACTAACATTACAGTAA